The proteins below are encoded in one region of Mycobacterium botniense:
- a CDS encoding phosphoadenylyl-sulfate reductase, producing the protein MTRESNKLTEAELRELAERGAAELEGASATDILRWTDEHFGGVEGPRGWATCNWVVASNMQDAVLLSLASKVRPGVPVVFLDTGYHFPETIGTRDAAEAVYDIHLLNITPEHTVAEQDELLGKDLFARDPNECCRLRKVVPLAKALRGYSAWVTGLRRCEAPTRANAPLVSFDDKFHLVKVNPLATWTDQDMADYIAENNVLVNPLVDEGYPSIGCAPCTAKPATGADPRSGRWQGQAKTECGLHAP; encoded by the coding sequence ATGACCCGGGAGTCGAACAAATTGACCGAAGCGGAACTACGCGAACTGGCAGAACGCGGTGCAGCGGAGCTTGAAGGGGCGAGCGCCACTGACATACTGCGCTGGACCGACGAGCATTTCGGTGGTGTCGAGGGACCCCGCGGGTGGGCGACATGTAACTGGGTAGTGGCCTCTAACATGCAAGACGCCGTACTGCTGTCGCTGGCGTCCAAAGTGCGCCCCGGTGTGCCGGTGGTCTTCCTCGACACCGGCTACCACTTCCCGGAAACGATCGGCACCCGTGACGCAGCCGAGGCTGTCTACGACATCCATCTGCTCAATATCACGCCTGAGCATACGGTGGCCGAGCAAGACGAACTGCTCGGCAAGGACCTGTTCGCCCGTGATCCCAACGAGTGCTGCCGGCTGCGCAAAGTCGTCCCGCTGGCTAAAGCCCTTCGCGGCTACTCCGCATGGGTGACCGGGCTGCGTCGGTGCGAGGCGCCCACCCGCGCTAACGCGCCGCTGGTCAGCTTCGACGACAAATTCCACCTGGTGAAGGTCAACCCCCTTGCGACGTGGACCGACCAGGATATGGCCGATTACATCGCCGAAAATAATGTGCTGGTCAATCCGCTTGTCGACGAAGGTTATCCGTCGATCGGCTGCGCTCCGTGCACGGCTAAACCGGCGACGGGCGCCGATCCGCGAAGCGGGCGCTGGCAAGGTCAGGCGAAGACCGAATGCGGGTTGCACGCCCCGTGA
- a CDS encoding nitrite/sulfite reductase, producing MSAPRPTKTRSEGQWALGEREPLNDNEKFKQDDAPLNVRDRIINVYAKQGFDSIDKTDLRGRFRWMGLYTQREQGYDGTWTGDEHIDTIEARYFMMRVRSDGKPMSVATLRTLGEISTEFARDTADIGDRENVQFHWIEIENVPEIWRRLAAVGLQTTEACGDCPRAIHGSPLAGESLQEVLDPSPAIEEILRRFLGNPEYANLPRKYKTAISGLQDVSHETHDVAFIGVNHPEHGPGMDLWVGGGLSTNPMLAQRVGAWVPLEEVPDVWEAVTKIFRDYGYRRLRSKARLKFLVKDWGIEKFREVLETEYLGRRLIDGPAPEPITHPIDHVGVQRLKNGLNAVGVAPIAGRVSGTILSAVADLMERAGSDRARFTPYQKLVILDVPDDKLDEMVAGLDALGLPSRPSHWRRNLMACTGIEFCKLSFAETRVRAQTLVPELERRLDDINAQLDVPITVHVNGCPNSCARIQVADIGFKGQMVDDGEGGSVEGFQVHLGGGLGVDSGFGRKLRHHKVLSHELGDYIDRVVRNFLKHRNEGERFAQWAMRADEAELR from the coding sequence ATGAGCGCACCGCGACCCACCAAAACTCGCAGTGAAGGCCAGTGGGCCCTCGGTGAGCGCGAGCCGCTTAATGACAACGAGAAGTTCAAGCAGGATGATGCGCCGCTGAATGTCCGGGACCGCATCATCAACGTCTACGCCAAGCAGGGTTTCGATAGCATCGACAAAACGGATTTACGTGGGCGCTTCCGCTGGATGGGTCTCTACACCCAGCGCGAGCAGGGTTATGACGGCACCTGGACCGGTGACGAACACATCGACACCATCGAGGCCCGTTACTTTATGATGCGGGTCCGCTCCGATGGTAAGCCGATGTCGGTGGCGACACTGCGGACACTGGGGGAGATCTCAACCGAGTTCGCCCGTGACACCGCCGATATCGGTGACCGGGAGAACGTGCAGTTCCACTGGATTGAGATCGAAAACGTTCCCGAGATCTGGCGGCGTCTGGCCGCGGTTGGTTTGCAAACGACTGAGGCCTGCGGTGACTGCCCGCGCGCTATCCACGGTTCACCGCTTGCCGGCGAATCACTCCAGGAGGTGCTCGACCCTTCGCCAGCGATCGAGGAGATCCTGCGGCGCTTTTTGGGCAATCCTGAGTATGCGAACTTGCCCCGCAAGTACAAAACGGCGATATCGGGTCTGCAGGACGTCTCTCATGAGACCCATGACGTCGCGTTTATCGGCGTCAATCATCCCGAGCACGGCCCCGGGATGGACCTGTGGGTCGGTGGTGGCCTGTCGACAAATCCGATGCTCGCCCAGCGGGTTGGCGCGTGGGTGCCGCTCGAGGAGGTGCCCGACGTCTGGGAAGCTGTGACGAAAATATTCCGTGATTACGGTTACCGGCGACTGCGCTCCAAAGCCCGGCTGAAGTTTTTGGTCAAAGACTGGGGTATCGAGAAATTCCGGGAAGTCCTGGAAACGGAGTATCTCGGCCGCCGGCTCATCGACGGCCCGGCTCCCGAACCGATCACGCACCCGATCGACCATGTCGGGGTTCAGCGACTGAAAAACGGGCTCAACGCGGTCGGTGTGGCCCCCATTGCCGGACGAGTGTCGGGAACCATTCTGTCCGCGGTGGCCGACCTCATGGAGCGGGCCGGATCGGATCGGGCGCGGTTCACTCCGTATCAAAAGCTGGTCATTTTGGACGTTCCCGACGACAAACTCGACGAGATGGTGGCCGGCCTTGATGCGCTGGGGTTGCCGTCGCGGCCGTCGCATTGGCGTCGGAATCTCATGGCCTGCACCGGGATCGAGTTCTGCAAGCTGTCGTTCGCCGAAACTCGCGTGCGCGCCCAGACACTGGTGCCCGAACTGGAGCGCCGCCTCGACGACATCAACGCCCAACTCGATGTGCCGATCACCGTGCACGTCAACGGATGCCCAAACTCCTGTGCCCGAATCCAGGTGGCCGACATTGGCTTCAAGGGTCAGATGGTTGACGACGGTGAAGGTGGTTCAGTCGAGGGTTTCCAGGTGCACCTGGGCGGTGGCCTTGGAGTGGACAGTGGTTTCGGCCGGAAACTGCGCCATCACAAAGTGCTCAGCCACGAGCTTGGTGATTACATCGACCGGGTAGTGCGCAACTTTCTCAAACACCGCAATGAGGGAGAACGGTTCGCGCAGTGGGCGATGCGAGCAGACGAAGCAGAACTACGATGA
- the trxB gene encoding thioredoxin-disulfide reductase has product MVGAPAVRDVIVVGSGPAGYTAALYAARAQLAPLVFEGTSFGGALMTTTEVENYPGFREGITGPQLMEEMREQALRFGADLRMEDVEEVSLQGPVKSVVTAEGRYQARAVILAMGAAARYLDVPGEQEFLGRGVSSCATCDGFFFRDQDVAVIGGGDSAMEEALFLTRFARSVTIVHRREQFRASKIMLDRARHNDTIRFMTNHVVLAVHGDTRVTGLQLRDTRTGAHTTLAVSGVFIAIGHEPRSQLVRGIIDLDPDGYVLVQGRTTHTSLDGVFAAGDLVDRTYRQAVTAAGSGCAAAIDAERWLAEHAHIPADTVSGAQR; this is encoded by the coding sequence ATGGTTGGCGCCCCTGCTGTTCGTGATGTGATTGTTGTGGGTTCTGGTCCGGCTGGGTATACGGCGGCGTTGTATGCGGCGCGTGCGCAGTTGGCGCCGCTGGTGTTTGAGGGGACGTCGTTTGGTGGTGCGCTGATGACCACGACGGAGGTGGAGAACTATCCGGGGTTTCGGGAGGGGATCACCGGGCCGCAGTTGATGGAGGAGATGCGCGAGCAGGCGCTGCGGTTTGGTGCGGATTTACGGATGGAAGATGTGGAGGAGGTCTCGCTGCAGGGGCCGGTGAAATCGGTGGTGACTGCCGAGGGCCGTTATCAGGCGCGGGCGGTGATTTTAGCGATGGGCGCGGCGGCGCGGTATTTGGATGTGCCTGGTGAGCAGGAGTTTTTGGGCCGCGGGGTTAGTTCGTGTGCCACCTGTGACGGGTTTTTCTTTCGTGATCAAGATGTCGCGGTGATCGGCGGTGGGGATTCGGCGATGGAAGAGGCGCTGTTTTTGACCCGGTTTGCCCGCAGCGTCACCATCGTGCATCGCCGTGAGCAGTTCCGGGCGTCGAAAATCATGCTGGATCGCGCCCGCCACAACGACACGATTCGGTTTATGACCAACCATGTGGTGCTCGCCGTGCACGGTGATACCCGTGTGACCGGATTGCAGTTGCGTGATACCCGCACCGGTGCCCACACCACGCTGGCAGTCAGCGGAGTGTTCATCGCCATCGGTCACGAGCCGCGCTCACAGCTGGTGCGCGGCATCATCGACTTAGACCCCGACGGCTACGTGCTGGTCCAGGGACGCACCACCCACACTTCCCTCGACGGTGTGTTCGCCGCCGGCGACCTGGTGGACCGCACCTACCGGCAGGCCGTCACCGCCGCCGGCAGCGGTTGCGCCGCCGCCATCGACGCCGAACGCTGGCTGGCCGAACACGCACACATACCTGCCGACACCGTGAGTGGGGCACAGCGATGA